A portion of the Misgurnus anguillicaudatus chromosome 16, ASM2758022v2, whole genome shotgun sequence genome contains these proteins:
- the fgf1a gene encoding putative fibroblast growth factor 1, with the protein MTETFSVRDHRQLTRLYCMNGGYHLQILEDMTVAGTREENNYSVLRIKATSPGVVVIEGTEAGLYLSMNQDGKLYGSTSVTDECYFLERMEENHYNTYQSNKHGEKWYVGIKKNGKMKLGPRTHIGQKAIFFLPRQVEQPQE; encoded by the exons ATGACAGAAACATTCAGCGTGCGCGATCACAGGCAGCTGACGCGCTTATACTGTATGAATGGAGGCTATCACCTTCAGATCCTCGAGGACATGACAGTGGCTGGCACGCGAGAGGAAAATAACTATA GCGTACTCAGAATAAAAGCCACAAGTCCAGGAGTGGTGGTTATTGAAGGAACAGAAGCAGGTCTATACCTCTCTATGAATCAAGATGGCAAGCTGTATGGATCA ACATCAGTAACAGACGAATGCTACTTTTTGGAAAGAATGGAGGAAAACCACTACAACACATATCAGTCCAACAAGCATGGTGAAAAATGGTATGTCGGAATTAAAAAGAATGGAAAAATGAAACTTGGCCCGAGGACACACATCGGACAAAAGGCTATTTTTTTCCTCCCTCGACAAGTTGAACAACCACAGGAGTAA
- the gnpda1 gene encoding glucosamine-6-phosphate isomerase 1 — translation MKLIILNDYDQVSEWAAKYIRNRIRKFNPGPDRFFTLGLPTGSTPLGCYKKLIEYHKKGEISFQYVKTFNMDEYVGLPRDHPESYHSFMWNNFFKHIDIQAENTHILDGNASSLEQECQDFEAKIKAAGGIELFMGGIGPDGHIAFNEPGSSLVSRTRVKTLAMDTILANARFFDGDLLKVPTMALTVGVGTVMDAREVMILITGAHKAFALYKAIEEGVNHMWTVSAFQQHPQTVFVCDEDATHELKVKTVKYFEGMMHVHNKMVEEQ, via the exons ATGAAACTGATTATACTCAACGACTATGACCAGGTCAGCGAATGGGCTGCCAAATACATAAGAAACAGAATTAGGAAATTTAATCCAGGACCTGACAGATTCTTCACTTTAGGTCTTCCCACAG gaAGCACTCCGCTTGGATGCTACAAGAAACTTATCGAATATCACAAAAAAGGGGAAATATCCTTTCAGTATGTGAAAACGTTTAATATGGATGAGTATGTAG GACTTCCTAGAGACCATCCTGAAAGTTATCATTCGTTCATGTGGAACAACTTCTTCAAACATATTGACATCCAAGCGGAGAACACTCATATCTTGGACGGCAATGCATCCAGTCTAGAGCAAGAATGTCAGGACTTTGAAGCCAAAATCAAAGCTGCTGGAGGAATTGAACTTTTTATGGGCG GTATTGGACCAGATGGTCACATTGCTTTCAATGAGCCCGGTTCTAGTCTTGTGTCCCGAACACGTGTTAAGACATTGGCTATGGACACAATCCTGGCTAATGCACGTTTCTTTGATGGAGATCTCTTGAAAGTCCCCACCATGGCACTCACGGTTGGTGTTGGCACAGTAATGGATGCTCGAGAG GTCATGATACTAATCACAGGTGCTCATAAAGCATTTGCCCTTTATAAAGCCATAGAAGAGGGAGTGAATCACATGTGGACCGTGTCAGCCTTCCAGCAGCATCCTCAGACTGTATTTGTGTGTGATGAAGATGCCACACATGAGCTGAAGGTTAAAACTGTGAAGTATTTCGAAG gCATGATGCATGTGCACAATAAGATGGTGGAGGAGCAATAG
- the ndfip1 gene encoding NEDD4 family-interacting protein 1 — MTEQRSGYQQLTNEEEVGEVLQQSTDAPPPYSSIAASNAAFFEYKEDEVFPKPPSYNVATSLPSYDEAERNKAESTVPLVTDRDEDFIARDGFDDTDQLRVGNDGIFMLTFFMAFLFNWIGFFLSFCLTTSAAGRYGAISGFGLSLVKWVLIVRFSTYFPGYFDGQYWLWWVFLVVGFLLFFRGFVNYSRVRNMADQSMATLPRTRVLFIY; from the exons ATGACAGAGCAAAGGAGCGGATATCAGCAG TTGACTAATGAGGAGGAGGTAGGGGAGGTGCTTCAACAATCCACTGATGCACCTCCACCCTACAGCAGCATTGCAGCAAGTAATGCAG CTTTCTTTGAATACAAAGAGGATGAAGTCTTTCCCAAACCCCCCTCGTACAATGTCGCAACATCGTTACCGTCGTACGACGAGGCTGAGAGGAACAAAGCCGAGTCCACTGTTCCCTTGGTCACTGACAGG GATGAGGACTTTATTGCCAGAGATGGCTTTGATGATACAGACCAACTGAGAGTGGGAAATGATGGGATATTTATGCTGACGTTCTTCA TGGCGTTCCTCTTTAACTGGATTGGCTTCTTCCTGTCCTTCTGTCTGACCACCTCTGCCGCTGGCCGATACGGGGCTATATCTGGTTTCGGACTGTCCCTGGTTAAATGGGTCCTGATTGTCAGG TTTTCTACATACTTCCCTGGATATTTTGATGGGCAGTACTGGCTTTGGTGGGTTTTCCTGGTTGTCG GATTCCTGCTGTTTTTCCGGGGATTTGTCAACTACTCCAGAGTCCGCAATATGGCAGACCAATCCATGGCTACGCTTCCTCGAACCAGAGTTCTTTTTATCTATTAG